The Vigna unguiculata cultivar IT97K-499-35 chromosome 1, ASM411807v1, whole genome shotgun sequence nucleotide sequence ATTTTCATCGTGGATTGATTTTGCTGACATATGAGATACACTTAAACTTTAAACAAACAAACTTTGGATCGGAGAATTTTGTTATAATGACCAGTGCTCCAATATATATCACAATTATCTCTAGATACGTACGTGATTCAAAAGATGACCAGCCATTATACTTGTTCTAATTCTGTTTGGTCACTCCATCATTGACAGCTACGTGTGatggaataaaaaagaaaaacagacaaaggaaacaaacaaataaacataatcCTAGTTCATGTATTAGTAGCCAATAGATTTGAATGAGGCCGAAAAGGTCAAAGTTATTGACTCGGGAGTGTGGCATTATTCCATGTGCTTGCGTAAGCGCTTACATGAATATTCACTAATGCATTACAAATTGACAAGAAATGCGAATTCTTTGCATTGTGCATCATCATTTCACTGCAAAACAATGCCTTCCCAAGAACAAGGGCCACACTTTGTCCTGTTTCCATTGATGGCCCAAGGCCACATGATCCCCATGATGGACATCGCCAAACTATTGGTGCACCACGCTGTTACAGTGACTGTAGTCACCACACCGCGTAACGCATCTCGTTTCGCACCAGTTTTTGATCGTTATGTTGAGTCTGGAATTAGATTAGCTCAAGTTCCATTCCCATGTGAAGAAGTTGGACTGCCAGAAGGATGCGAGAATATCGATATGATACCTTCACTTGGCACGGCCAGGACTTTCTTCGAAGCAACAAGCCTTCTGCATCAACCGGCGGAAACACTCTTCGGAGAGTTATCGCCACCACCGAGCTGCATAATATCTGATATGTGTCTGCCATATACATCCCATATCGCCAAAAAGTTCAATATCCCAAGGATTTCTTTTGTTGGGGTAAGTTGCTTTTGTCTTTTGTGTCACCATAATATACTCGTCAATAATGTTAAGGAGAACATAGCATCGAGCTCAGAGTACTTTGTTGTGCCTGGAATCGCTGACAAGATTGAGGTGACCATGGAACAAAGTGGAGTATCGTTGGGTGAAACATGGGAACAGTTCCGTGAAGACGTTATGGCTGCTGAAATGGCTACTTATGGGGTAATCATGAATTCTTTTGAAGAGTTGGAGCCAGCATATGCAAGGGATTACAAGAAGGTGAAAGATGGTAAAGTGTGGTGTATAGGACCAGTGTCTCTTATTAACAAGGATGAATTGGATAAGGCTCAAAGAGGTAGGGCCTCAGTTGACGAGTCTCAACATGTAAAATGGCTTGATTGTCAGAAGGAAGGGAGTGTGATCTATGCATGCCTTGGAAGCCTGTGCAATTTAACAGCACCACAGTTGATAGAGCTTGGTTTGGCCTTGGAAGCATCAGAAAGACCCTTCATTTGGGTTATCAGAGGAGGAAATCATTCAGCAGCATTGGAAAAGTGGATTGAGGAAAACGGATTTGAGGAAAGGACAAGTGGTAGAAGCCTTTTGATTCGGGGTTGGGCTCCTCAATTGTTAATATTATCACACCCTGCAATTGGAGGGTTCATAACACACTGTGGTTGGAACTCTACCTTAGAGGCCATAAGTGGTGGTGTTCCGATGATTACGTGGCCACTGTTTGCGGACCAGTTCTTGAATGAAAGTCTTGTGGTGAAGGTTCTAAAAGTTGGAGTGAAGGTTGGGGTGGAAACTCCGATGACATGGGGGAAGGAAGAGGAACGCGGTGTGGAGGTGAAGAAGGAAGACATTGAAAGGGCAATAGCAGAGATAATGAATGAGACAAGCGAAagtgaagaaagaagaaaaagggttAGAGAATTGAGTGAGATGGCCGAAAGAGCCGTGGAGAAAGGGGGTTCTTCTTTTTCTAACGTGTCTTTTCTTATCGAGAATATCATGCAAAAAAACAAGGGAGATGAACCCTAGATTCATCGGTCATAGACTATTTTCAAGTAAAAGGTCACACATTTTCACTTAAAGTGTTTTTCGTTCAAACGCTGTCCATGATGTCTTTAGAGAATTTACGAATTTTTCAATTATGTATCTTTTGAACATTGTTCCATCACAATTTTCAAAGATATTTAAATAGATGGGATGTTTGTAGGCaattcttttcttttggttGTCCAATTGTATGCAATCTTTTGTTGCTTTGCAATTATATAAGTTTACTATTCCTTTGACTTGATTGAACTTCTATTTCAACTCATTGTCATTAGCAGAAATAAATTACATAGGCCTCTTCTGCAATCAAtttttttggagaaaaaaatattgcagtatttcttttatttttattttttacattcataaattataactctctagaagaaattttgatatatatatatatatatatatatatatatatatatattaaaattttacacttttgAGGTAATTAGTATTGTTAACTAtctctatttttccttttgaagATGACAAATTGTCTCgtccacaatttttttttcttcttatattctCTTTAAATCTGATTCACATATATAAATCTTTTCaaactctttttcttcttttacattCGTCTCTTTCACTTATATtcattttatgtaaaaaaaaatcacatttaaattctgaccatttttaaaaatggtagtgtttttcttttaaacaaacAATCATAATTGCCaattccatttaaaaaaaagacattaatttttttaattttctattaatttattcataataaacaaattataattatttacacaataattttttaaattttattttttatataataaagttttgttaacaaaacaaacattttttttctagattacaaaaatatgttatGAGAAATAATTCTGTTTGACTCAGAACATTGACTAGATCAATTGTCTCAATGAATTTTCTACATAACCAATCATTACTTACTCaaacaaatgtttttttatccTTAAATTATCAACGCTTTTCCTTGTTGAGTCCCCGTCTCCACTAACTTCTTTTTCCCTATATTTAAGttacattaatttaatattttaagatataagATACTTAAAAGATCACTGGTGCATAGTCTCCTTTTATTGTTTTGCACCATTTGTCAAAAATTAGGTTGTGTGGGCCGACCCGAATAagatttattgattaattaagtCTCACTCTCTTGGTCTAATTGTGTATTTACGAATGTATgatatttatctaattaaattaaaaaaaatagaaaaattttataattttatattcttataattaaaagtaagtTTAAAGTAATtgtaacaattataaaaaatttatgaaaattaatgattttttgttcactataaataaattaaaaagtatattacaataaaaataaagcattaaaataaattgtaaaataaaacctaaatttatatttgaaaatatatatatatatatatatataaatatgtaattatattgtattaaaaaataatataaattacagAGTCAACTAATCAACCATACTTTGACTCGCGTTGATTTATGCGGATTCATTCTTCTACAAAGGGGCAGGTCCATTGTTACCATCCCAACTTGTGgaagaaaatatcaaaagatagaacaaaatttctaaatttactTCACAGTCAAAGTCTGCATTTCAGACTCCACTAACTCCAAAGTCCTGTGTCAATATTGTTTGAAGGTATTATtgtcacatattcaacaaactttTACACTTACTTTAcaccttttattttttctataaatactaaaattaattattttaataaataaaatactttcaAAAATGAGTTATCAACTGTAACTGGTGTAAAAGAATATTTTCCTTATTTGAAaggaaaaagatatatattactTGATATTTCTCCCACTGCTaacaaataatttgtttggtaAGAATAGgagaactttatttttatttttattcttttaagaagagtgttttttttttcatataattttatttttttaatcaataatctAATATTAAACATCACTTTCAATTAAAGTGACACAGAAAAGTTAGCAATAATATCATTACATaacaaatacattaaaaaaagttCATTAAATATGGAAAACAAATCAATCTCATAAAAAAACGATAgactttaaaaaacaaataaacacaacttaattttggattaatattgattcaaaatttaaactaataacAAAAGTAAAAGCATAAGTAAATTTCCTCTATTCTCAATTCAAATATTTCGGAGACCATTTACACATTCATTgtgtaaacattttttaaaggCAAAACACATTTAATAAGTCTTTGTAACtattaagtgaaatcaatcatGCAATAAATATGAAGGTGGGTTGTAGTGATTAATTTTCATGTTGAAAATAAAGCTTAGTCTTCTAAGATTAACTTAAGATTTTACTTAGTCTGATGACTTTGTTTATTTCGATGAGagtcagattttttttaaatttaatataaggaGATGGTTTTGTATAAATCTTTATCTATTTGGCATGAcaatagtataaaataatttatcttacTACTCAGCTTATTActgaaaagatatttaaaaaggaatatatatatatatatatatatatatatatatatatatatatatatatatatatatatatatatatatatatatataaaaacactacaaaaataattattttaagtgaAGGTTATATTTGCGTTGAAAATTTTAACCTCTACTAATAATTTTACCATAAGTttgtaatttttctaaaaaaacaaacatagcTAACAGATTACCAGAATTTTTAACAAcacttaaaaataatgtaatttatcGGGGGGTTTAAAAATTTCCGTTGATACATAGGGTTCGAAAAGCTCTGTTTATGAATTTCAAAAACCTCGTTAATGTTTAGGATTTCAAAAACTTCCGTTAATATTAAAAGTTGAGCTTATATTATTATGacattattaaaatgttaaagttgtatttttgttataattgatTTGTTGAATTAATTCTTTGGATACGAAAAATACGAAAAAAGCTTTATTATGTACATTTTACATTTTGTATTACACATGAAACTACACAAAATCATTGCACCAACAGAATTGCATTAATAGAACATAAACAACCACCAATCACCTGATTCTCAACTTAAGTATAAATGAACGTACGAAATTACACTTCATTGCATCCAAAGAATGAAGATATACATATATGAAAACTAAGACGATCTTAAGATCCATTATTTTAGACATAACATCTTCGAGAGTAcatacacatttttattttattaatacaaATTGGATGATGTTGCAATATTGCTATGACACACATGGATGCATAGTCCTCCACTGTTTTTCACTGCCACTGCTTAAATTACTGTTGCATCTACCAAGAGTATGCTTAAATTGGATGATTTGCCCCAACCCATCAAACCACAATTTCTGCATAAACgaagttaaaaaagaaagagacataattgatcattatatatatatatatatatatatatatatatatatatatatatatatatatatatatatatatatatatatatcatgctAATCTCTACATTGCCCATGACATCATGAAGTCCAAATAAAGAGGTGATTAGTCACATAAtgagtatgatttttttttcaattttagatggaattaattaaaatcaattatttaaaatataaagttgtataaaaattaatatcaaaatattttttgaattaaattacaTGAGTTCagaaaattttaatcaaaaattaaataagttaaaccATAAAATACacgtttaaaaaaaattatcttcttaaaaataaatttattttgattacttAACTTTTCAAAGTATCTAAATATGCTTAATAGGTATACTAAAGTTAAATACATAATACTAGTATTCAccttataaataataaacaattaaaatacttatatttattgGATCAGTGATATCtattaaatatatcaataaattaataactaaaataattatactcATTATATCagatatattgattaaaaatttcaatttaggatgcactacaaatttaattttacaaattttcctAACCTGATAATTACAACTCTCAGGCCGGCTTGCAATACAAAAGGTACATTGATGTCACCTAGTAAAACTTTCCAATTTTCTTGCgtgttataaaaaaacaaaaggacAAAAGGCAAGGACATCTCCAATGTGTCTCATAATACAAAGTAAATTGTACATATAAAatgcaattatatttttttactatttgtcatttataaaatgtagaaaaaaatatattaattttttaaaataacttaactaattaattgactgaaattaaaaattaactagttgattactataaaattatggttaaaacaagataagtatataaatgaatttttatctccatggtatttttttataatgtttaattaattattctaatgaaaaaaaatactagatTAAAAAATTTACGATGAAGGtaataaatacttatattttCAAAGTATCCTGGTAATAACTCGAACAAAAGTTTATACTGTTAATGAAGAAGATATATATGTTTGTCATTGACAAATTTTGTaactatttcattattttatcaaatttaaaagagGTGAGGGATAAGATGACACAAATGAATCTCAAtgtaataattgaataataaacCTATGAACTGGTATTATTACTAGAGTAAATCTAGGTGAAAGCACACATGCATTAATTATATCACTGATCCAAGTGGACATTATTCTCACACCAACCAAACCTCTCATGGCCGGCTTCGGATTCATGGACAAAGGAATCCGACATCATGATACAAACATACTATGCACAACGTAGCAACAAAATTTTCCAACTTAATGCATTTGTTTCAGCAGAAGATGCAAATCCAAAACAGACAAAAGGTAACGCAATTTGCAATGCACACTGTCTCATAATCCAAGGTTTTTATTTTACGCAATTACATCAATAGGACAATGCATGACtcgtttataaataaattaccaAGTTGAAGTGAATCCACTGCACCATTCCATTTCACAACAAGAATGGCTCCCCAAGAACAGCAACTCCACTTCGTCTTGTTTCCATTGATGGCTCAAGGCCACATGATCCCCATGATGGACATTGCGAAAATATTGGTGCGACGCAATGTTATTGTCACTGTAGTCACAACACCAAATAATGCAGCTCGTTTCACGTCGATCTTTGATCGTTATGCTGAATCAGGGTTTCAAATCAGATtagttcaacttcaattcccaTGCAAAGAAGCTGGAGT carries:
- the LOC114194221 gene encoding UDP-glycosyltransferase 73C1-like; this translates as MCLRKRLHEYSLMHYKLTRNANSLHCASSFHCKTMPSQEQGPHFVLFPLMAQGHMIPMMDIAKLLVHHAVTVTVVTTPRNASRFAPVFDRYVESGIRLAQVPFPCEEVGLPEGCENIDMIPSLGTARTFFEATSLLHQPAETLFGELSPPPSCIISDMCLPYTSHIAKKFNIPRISFVGVSCFCLLCHHNILVNNVKENIASSSEYFVVPGIADKIEVTMEQSGVSLGETWEQFREDVMAAEMATYGVIMNSFEELEPAYARDYKKVKDGKVWCIGPVSLINKDELDKAQRGRASVDESQHVKWLDCQKEGSVIYACLGSLCNLTAPQLIELGLALEASERPFIWVIRGGNHSAALEKWIEENGFEERTSGRSLLIRGWAPQLLILSHPAIGGFITHCGWNSTLEAISGGVPMITWPLFADQFLNESLVVKVLKVGVKVGVETPMTWGKEEERGVEVKKEDIERAIAEIMNETSESEERRKRVRELSEMAERAVEKGGSSFSNVSFLIENIMQKNKGDEP